Proteins encoded in a region of the Thermodesulfobacteriota bacterium genome:
- a CDS encoding cytochrome c3 family protein — MKNSKHVRLRRSCLWCGTRKIKFNAIGIAVLVVAIALIVLSCAESPARPQRGFAPKACLDCHGKKFDDLKKPYVHGPALKKDCEVCHDRHGKIPIRTFKKPGAALCYTCHAAEKLGISEKVAVHTPIKEGKCIPCHAPHAGDNKLFLKKQGNSLCFDCHQEALFKGAKVHAPVEKGCLTCHRPHASPQADHLVKPETELCLGCHNSGSASFRAAHQNYPVEKAHCTGCHDPHATAHPKLLRPSIHKPLAEKRCGSCHHPSADKEPLKAVAQDGALCYSCHEQVAKRFEQVCRHKPIQEGKCLVCHSPHATDFVPQLVKDVNSLCFTCHKEKAGSLKAGVPHAPLKKQGCTACHDAHAAANKQLLKSEKKKLCLGCHKKTEEELSAAYVHKPLASDQCTACHNAHGSNYKGMLGVSPEALCYSCHKEARDKFYKAYVHTPVSKKNCTGCHKPHGANYKSLLKHSKTDICFSCHVEMKKIGIEGKGHPPFMRRECQGCHDSHASNYPMQQMIPPSELCLKCHKNFVAKGKDAQAVHQPIKEGNCISCHSPHGTKLASLLLNQTGELCLSCHGQLKEALRSARGHMPVKQGNCRGCHLPHYGEEKGLLANRDPFLCLQCHAADKPTNIKAHQGLLQNTSLCLECHEPHIAAKGSLLKKNEHSPFAKRDCRLCHK; from the coding sequence ATGAAAAATTCGAAGCACGTCCGCCTGCGGCGAAGCTGCCTTTGGTGTGGGACTCGGAAAATAAAATTTAACGCCATAGGCATTGCAGTACTTGTAGTAGCGATCGCCCTTATCGTTTTAAGTTGTGCTGAAAGTCCGGCCAGACCGCAGCGAGGGTTTGCTCCGAAGGCGTGCCTGGACTGTCATGGCAAGAAATTTGATGATCTCAAAAAACCTTATGTCCATGGTCCGGCGCTCAAAAAAGACTGCGAAGTATGCCATGACCGCCATGGCAAGATACCCATCAGGACATTCAAGAAACCGGGCGCCGCGTTGTGTTATACCTGCCATGCCGCGGAAAAACTGGGGATAAGTGAAAAAGTTGCGGTTCATACCCCTATAAAAGAAGGCAAATGCATACCCTGTCATGCCCCACACGCCGGCGACAATAAACTCTTCTTAAAAAAACAGGGTAATAGCCTTTGCTTTGATTGCCACCAAGAGGCGCTATTTAAAGGCGCTAAGGTCCATGCCCCGGTAGAAAAAGGATGCTTGACCTGCCACAGACCGCATGCCTCACCCCAGGCCGATCATCTTGTAAAACCAGAGACAGAGCTTTGCCTTGGTTGTCATAACTCAGGGAGCGCCTCTTTCCGGGCAGCGCATCAGAATTATCCGGTGGAAAAGGCGCATTGTACGGGATGCCATGACCCGCATGCCACAGCCCATCCTAAGTTACTAAGGCCTTCTATACATAAGCCTCTGGCGGAAAAAAGGTGTGGTTCCTGCCACCATCCATCTGCAGATAAAGAGCCGCTAAAGGCGGTGGCTCAGGATGGCGCTCTTTGCTATTCCTGCCACGAGCAGGTCGCCAAGCGATTTGAACAGGTCTGCCGGCATAAGCCCATACAAGAGGGTAAGTGTCTGGTCTGCCATAGTCCCCATGCCACGGATTTTGTTCCCCAGTTGGTTAAGGATGTCAACTCTCTTTGTTTTACCTGTCATAAAGAGAAGGCAGGTTCTTTGAAGGCAGGTGTGCCCCATGCGCCACTCAAAAAGCAGGGTTGTACGGCCTGTCATGATGCGCATGCCGCGGCTAATAAGCAATTGCTCAAATCGGAAAAAAAGAAGCTCTGTCTCGGGTGTCATAAGAAGACGGAGGAAGAGCTAAGCGCAGCTTATGTACATAAACCTCTCGCATCTGATCAGTGCACGGCCTGCCACAACGCCCATGGATCCAATTATAAGGGAATGCTGGGCGTATCCCCGGAAGCCCTGTGCTACAGCTGTCATAAGGAGGCCAGAGATAAATTTTATAAGGCATACGTTCATACGCCCGTGAGTAAAAAGAATTGTACAGGATGTCATAAGCCGCACGGAGCGAATTATAAGTCTCTTCTCAAGCATTCCAAGACTGATATTTGTTTCTCCTGTCATGTAGAAATGAAGAAGATAGGTATAGAAGGCAAGGGTCACCCGCCGTTTATGAGAAGAGAATGCCAGGGCTGTCATGACTCCCATGCCAGTAATTATCCTATGCAGCAGATGATCCCACCTTCTGAACTCTGTCTGAAGTGTCATAAGAATTTCGTGGCCAAAGGAAAAGATGCCCAGGCCGTACATCAACCCATAAAGGAAGGGAACTGCATTAGCTGCCATAGCCCGCACGGTACAAAGCTTGCCAGTTTGCTCCTCAACCAAACCGGCGAGCTGTGTCTGTCCTGCCATGGCCAGCTAAAGGAGGCGCTGCGTTCGGCCCGGGGGCATATGCCGGTCAAGCAAGGCAATTGTCGCGGCTGCCATCTACCCCATTACGGAGAAGAAAAAGGACTTTTGGCCAACCGTGATCCATTCCTCTGTCTCCAGTGCCATGCCGCCGATAAACCTACTAATATCAAGGCGCATCAAGGGTTGCTCCAAAATACCAGCTTATGTCTGGAGTGTCATGAACCACATATAGCCGCTAAGGGAAGTTTGTTGAAGAAAAATGAGCACAGTCCTTTTGCCAAGAGAGATTGCAGGCTGTGCCATAAATAA
- a CDS encoding biotin--[acetyl-CoA-carboxylase] ligase, which translates to MSSPERAHIDVALLTSRLKTTPFAQGEIQYLPTTGSTNDVARDLAEKGAPEGTIVIAESQTRGRGRLGRTWYSPPGAGLYFSIVLRPRLDPSDLPKITLLAGTAIAESIEETTGLHPVIKWPNDLLLAGKKVAGILTELYGDMASPYVILGIGINIHTRREDFLPELQETATSLALSGGQNISRTRLLQAVLEHLGRGYESFKKGAFQPILDAWRKRCVIIGARVRILSGEKELEGTIVDVDVAGALLLRDQTGQIQRILSGEVIRWEK; encoded by the coding sequence ATGAGTTCTCCAGAACGCGCCCATATAGATGTTGCATTACTTACAAGCAGGCTTAAAACCACTCCTTTCGCACAAGGAGAGATTCAGTATCTACCAACCACCGGTTCCACAAATGATGTGGCGAGAGACCTGGCAGAAAAAGGCGCTCCGGAGGGGACCATAGTTATTGCCGAAAGCCAGACCAGGGGTCGGGGGCGTCTAGGCCGGACGTGGTATTCACCTCCCGGCGCCGGCCTCTATTTTTCTATCGTCCTCCGGCCCCGGCTCGATCCATCCGACCTCCCCAAAATTACGCTGCTGGCGGGAACAGCCATTGCCGAATCTATAGAAGAAACCACCGGCCTTCACCCAGTTATCAAGTGGCCTAACGACCTCCTGTTGGCAGGTAAAAAGGTAGCCGGCATACTGACAGAGCTTTACGGCGATATGGCCTCACCTTATGTCATCCTCGGGATTGGCATAAATATTCACACGCGCCGGGAAGATTTCCTCCCTGAATTGCAAGAAACCGCCACCTCTCTGGCCTTGTCCGGCGGGCAAAATATCTCGCGTACAAGGCTCCTGCAGGCCGTGCTTGAGCATCTGGGGAGGGGGTATGAATCATTCAAAAAGGGGGCGTTTCAGCCCATCCTGGACGCCTGGCGTAAGAGATGCGTTATTATCGGCGCCCGTGTCAGGATACTATCTGGAGAAAAAGAACTGGAAGGGACCATTGTCGATGTGGATGTGGCGGGCGCTTTGCTTCTTAGGGATCAGACCGGACAGATCCAGCGTATCTTATCCGGTGAAGTGATAAGGTGGGAAAAATAA
- the dnaJ gene encoding molecular chaperone DnaJ gives MIKRDYYEALNVPRDASEEEIKRSYRRLAMEYHPDRNPGDNEAEERFKEAAEAYEVLMDPQKREIYNHYGHEGLQGAGFRGFSGFDDIFASFSDIFEEFFGFGTTRHGRTASRPGADLRYDLNISFADAAFGRETEIEISRLETCSACGGSGCKENSRPGTCPTCRGRGQVVRAEGFFRISTTCPHCRGVGTIITNPCENCAGSGQTRVKKKVVIKIPPGVDTGSRLRLRGEGESGERGGPPGDLYVVLHVEPHDFFERKGYDIYCHVPIPFTQAALGDKIEVTTLKGTKKVTIPEGMQSGEAIVLKGEGIPFLQGHGKGDQIIEVIVNTPVSLTARQKEILCEFAEIEAEKHAGFFKKIFRK, from the coding sequence ATGATCAAGCGCGATTATTACGAGGCACTTAATGTTCCGCGGGATGCTTCTGAGGAGGAGATAAAAAGGAGCTATCGCCGCCTGGCTATGGAGTATCATCCAGACCGAAACCCTGGAGATAACGAGGCGGAAGAGCGTTTCAAGGAGGCGGCTGAGGCCTACGAAGTCCTTATGGATCCCCAGAAAAGGGAAATTTACAATCATTATGGACATGAAGGGCTACAGGGCGCCGGATTTAGGGGATTCAGCGGTTTTGATGATATATTTGCCAGTTTCAGCGATATATTTGAGGAATTCTTCGGCTTCGGGACTACGAGGCACGGTCGAACCGCTTCCAGACCGGGGGCCGACCTGCGCTATGATCTGAATATTTCATTTGCCGATGCAGCCTTCGGCAGAGAAACAGAGATAGAAATAAGCAGACTGGAAACCTGTTCGGCCTGCGGAGGCAGCGGGTGTAAAGAGAATTCTCGTCCCGGCACCTGTCCAACCTGCCGAGGAAGAGGGCAGGTCGTACGCGCAGAAGGTTTCTTCCGTATCAGTACCACCTGCCCGCACTGCCGCGGCGTAGGGACTATCATCACTAATCCCTGTGAAAATTGCGCCGGTAGCGGGCAGACACGAGTCAAAAAGAAAGTGGTTATTAAGATCCCCCCTGGTGTGGACACCGGATCAAGGCTTCGATTGCGGGGAGAAGGGGAAAGCGGAGAAAGAGGCGGCCCGCCCGGTGATCTTTATGTAGTTTTACATGTTGAGCCTCATGATTTTTTTGAACGGAAAGGCTATGATATTTATTGTCATGTACCTATTCCCTTCACTCAGGCGGCCTTGGGCGACAAGATCGAAGTTACTACCCTGAAAGGAACTAAAAAAGTTACTATCCCTGAGGGCATGCAATCAGGCGAAGCCATCGTCTTAAAGGGCGAAGGCATACCCTTTTTGCAAGGGCACGGGAAAGGGGATCAGATAATAGAGGTGATTGTCAACACACCGGTATCCCTTACCGCCCGTCAGAAAGAAATTTTATGCGAATTTGCCGAAATCGAGGCAGAAAAACACGCCGGTTTTTTTAAGAAAATATTCCGTAAGTAA
- a CDS encoding radical SAM protein, with translation MKILTAEVIETLKGRGLLPSLPEGPPIPLPAVNKVELYLSFHCNDRCAHCVTTSGPERQETLSPDDAITVIKHVAQFSVLRQLDRLFGKGEFRCALPQQFLDLEARKVPPKRLSESLKTAYVDCLQGNGCNSQWITGSLSFNLNFGRPSIRISGGEFFMWPARTNGKELSDNQRLDFQGQLLREIRTLLPDYDVWILTNGRFAVSREHADKVIEAWAGHANSPNAGGKTRICISVDVFHRPPPGSSVEEMLDRIWAATRKYGLSAPFLYGIPNDWIGYLGRVFGNFKVGRMEKHTVKNVSGSSFNPVMDLMVDPLDLVGADGCREVKGFYLRHSSGVLIANNIYIAPSGHMVYCCACLGSYGDFVREPKRCLENMVRDPISLMLRRAETAISLLNTAVELDPTIKVLGTGEYPAVTGSTCYQLMTGERLP, from the coding sequence ATGAAGATACTGACTGCTGAGGTTATTGAAACACTGAAGGGCAGAGGTCTCCTGCCGTCTTTACCGGAAGGACCCCCTATTCCTTTACCTGCCGTCAATAAGGTGGAGCTATATCTCTCCTTCCACTGCAACGACCGCTGTGCGCACTGCGTTACGACCTCGGGACCGGAGAGGCAGGAGACGCTGAGTCCCGATGATGCAATAACGGTTATAAAACACGTAGCACAATTCTCTGTGTTGAGACAGCTTGACAGGCTCTTTGGAAAAGGGGAGTTTCGCTGCGCACTACCGCAGCAATTTCTAGACCTGGAGGCGAGAAAAGTACCACCCAAAAGACTGAGCGAATCGCTTAAAACCGCCTATGTGGATTGTTTACAGGGCAATGGCTGCAACTCACAATGGATTACCGGTTCTTTATCTTTTAATCTCAACTTTGGTCGGCCATCCATCCGAATAAGCGGCGGAGAATTCTTCATGTGGCCTGCCAGGACGAATGGTAAAGAACTGTCCGATAACCAGAGATTGGACTTCCAGGGACAATTGTTGAGGGAAATACGCACCTTATTGCCAGATTACGACGTATGGATCCTGACCAACGGCCGGTTTGCGGTCAGTCGGGAACATGCCGACAAAGTTATCGAGGCCTGGGCCGGACATGCAAACTCTCCAAACGCCGGAGGGAAGACACGCATCTGCATCTCTGTGGACGTATTCCACCGACCTCCGCCAGGCAGTTCCGTAGAGGAGATGTTGGACAGAATATGGGCGGCAACCCGGAAGTATGGCTTAAGCGCCCCTTTTCTGTATGGAATTCCAAATGACTGGATCGGCTACTTGGGCAGGGTATTTGGAAATTTCAAGGTGGGAAGGATGGAAAAACATACAGTTAAAAATGTATCCGGAAGTTCTTTCAACCCGGTCATGGATCTGATGGTAGATCCGTTGGATCTGGTCGGCGCCGACGGCTGCCGGGAGGTTAAGGGATTTTATCTGCGGCACAGTTCCGGGGTCTTGATCGCCAACAACATCTACATAGCCCCATCCGGCCATATGGTATATTGTTGCGCCTGTCTGGGCAGCTATGGGGATTTTGTACGTGAACCAAAACGCTGTCTGGAAAATATGGTCAGGGATCCGATCTCTTTGATGCTGCGCCGCGCCGAGACGGCCATCTCCCTTCTTAATACTGCCGTTGAGCTTGATCCTACAATCAAGGTGCTCGGCACCGGAGAATACCCCGCGGTTACCGGGTCAACCTGTTATCAGCTTATGACCGGGGAAAGACTACCCTGA
- a CDS encoding peptidyl-prolyl cis-trans isomerase — MSLFILLRNYMIIGVLLLLAACSGFMISGEKPVAWVDGVPVTEGDLKEALKITHRTEAVRPDEHLDLMDYVNKLIDERLIVQEAYRMGLDKDPWVQNKMHEYKLRESVVRLYKEEVQDRVWVSDDEMRRFYNEQMEETHLRQLTVGTEEKALNIRDQIEAGSDMAALAREHSIDMFKDKGGDRGFLRRWQLPESVRDIAFSLKAGQITPVIKTPSGYQIIKIEEKKPAPEKSLEEIRQVAEKHFRKKKEETLSQEVLKRYHKQADIVISEDLLAELPASIDAARDEKWAKDERPIVKIGEEILTVGQFYQQLKDIPESKLVADNPQALKRKLVDNWIDRKLVDIVALNRHYEQDADFGRMLKYYEEYLLKKLFAQKVIYPQIKVSDELLRDYYDKHRDKYLKPVQYRIRQITVSDEAQSRAILEQLRGGADFAWLAKNKSEDGLAEKGGDRGWISEDKLSFLSKAVSALKVGENSDVLSEGGAYYIVKLEARSDVDYEDFEQIKDVVQRDYVKENYEKLWTDYARELRQDAEVRINDPFIRELTERFLPTAKSSTLDK; from the coding sequence ATGTCACTGTTTATATTGTTACGAAACTATATGATTATCGGGGTGCTTTTGTTGCTTGCGGCCTGTAGCGGGTTTATGATCTCAGGTGAAAAACCCGTGGCCTGGGTGGACGGCGTGCCGGTAACTGAGGGGGATTTAAAAGAGGCGTTAAAGATAACGCATCGCACTGAGGCCGTACGGCCGGATGAGCATCTCGACCTTATGGATTATGTTAATAAATTGATCGATGAACGCCTGATTGTCCAGGAGGCCTATCGTATGGGGCTGGATAAGGATCCATGGGTGCAAAATAAGATGCACGAATATAAACTCAGGGAATCAGTGGTACGCCTCTATAAAGAAGAGGTTCAGGACAGGGTTTGGGTAAGCGATGACGAGATGCGGCGATTTTACAATGAGCAGATGGAGGAGACGCATCTTCGCCAGCTAACGGTGGGAACTGAGGAAAAGGCCCTGAATATACGGGACCAGATCGAAGCCGGTTCTGATATGGCCGCTCTCGCCCGGGAGCATTCTATCGATATGTTTAAAGATAAGGGAGGAGACCGGGGTTTTTTACGCCGGTGGCAACTCCCGGAATCAGTTAGAGATATAGCCTTCTCTCTTAAGGCCGGCCAGATAACACCCGTAATTAAAACTCCCTCCGGCTATCAAATAATAAAAATTGAGGAGAAGAAGCCGGCACCGGAGAAAAGTTTAGAGGAGATACGGCAGGTTGCAGAAAAACATTTTCGCAAGAAGAAAGAAGAGACGCTAAGTCAGGAAGTTTTAAAGAGATATCACAAGCAGGCCGATATAGTCATAAGCGAAGATTTGTTGGCAGAATTGCCGGCTTCTATTGACGCCGCAAGGGATGAAAAGTGGGCCAAAGATGAACGGCCTATAGTAAAAATTGGAGAAGAAATATTGACGGTTGGCCAGTTTTATCAACAGCTCAAAGATATACCGGAGTCTAAACTGGTTGCGGATAATCCGCAGGCCTTAAAGAGAAAGCTTGTAGATAACTGGATCGACCGCAAACTTGTGGATATAGTTGCTTTAAATCGGCATTATGAGCAAGATGCAGATTTCGGTCGCATGCTTAAGTATTACGAAGAATACCTACTAAAGAAGTTGTTTGCCCAGAAGGTTATATACCCACAGATAAAGGTTTCAGACGAACTCCTCAGGGATTATTACGATAAACACCGTGACAAGTATCTCAAGCCGGTTCAGTACCGGATAAGGCAGATTACTGTAAGTGATGAGGCGCAGTCCCGGGCCATCCTGGAACAACTGCGCGGGGGAGCTGATTTTGCCTGGCTGGCAAAAAATAAGTCCGAAGACGGCCTGGCTGAGAAGGGAGGAGACAGGGGCTGGATTTCGGAAGATAAATTATCTTTTTTATCTAAGGCTGTTTCTGCCTTGAAGGTTGGAGAGAACAGCGATGTGCTTTCAGAGGGCGGCGCGTATTATATCGTAAAACTGGAGGCCAGGTCCGATGTTGACTACGAGGACTTTGAACAAATAAAGGACGTCGTGCAAAGGGATTATGTCAAGGAAAACTATGAGAAATTATGGACGGATTACGCCAGAGAGTTAAGACAGGATGCTGAAGTCAGGATAAATGATCCCTTTATCCGGGAATTGACAGAACGATTCCTGCCTACTGCAAAATCTTCTACTCTTGACAAGTAA
- a CDS encoding YncE family protein — MYKILHKYYLLCLSLLLVITLCWGCAGLKEKHLAEPMNSQPQGRLVLFLNGPPQTGLNLTFSLSSVGVFSEEGGWEELPLKLQPINSRGIIGRQIILAESKLVARAYEKLRFTFDRAQVIKENKAADLSIPSEGLEMDFNFRIVKGQDTSVFINWDVEGSIADNYLFIPAFALKTEIRGVRSQLAYVTNEGSDNLTVINREWDEVVSTIAVGKAPCGLAAGTKKTRLRVYVANSGSNNITVIDPTLNQVEQTIPISFGRHPRAIAAAQTRSGKECLFVANYASNNVSIIDTDNYEEIEQVRVGVGPIAIITDPPTDTIYNMKGLTAGQLNRWRDYRDQHLHIYVANSKTNTVSVIIFNTSTLAVQDTYTLTVGWNPTALDVDVERGKVYVANNASDTISIIDALKIMDGSTSDAVTTLTNVGTGGVDIAVDAYFMRLYLLKNRPGELLFLKTPVEDIAASLKSIMTPITGVIDVSGVHQSMALDPESRKFYVVDREDGIVHVIDKTSRRLIKNIPVGSKPYEITMVPF, encoded by the coding sequence ATGTACAAAATCCTTCATAAATATTATTTGCTTTGTCTGTCTCTTCTTCTCGTAATCACTCTGTGCTGGGGCTGCGCCGGGCTAAAGGAAAAACATCTGGCCGAACCGATGAATAGCCAGCCACAGGGCAGACTCGTTCTGTTTTTGAATGGCCCGCCGCAGACCGGTCTGAATCTCACCTTTAGCCTCAGCAGCGTTGGCGTCTTCAGCGAAGAAGGCGGTTGGGAAGAGTTGCCGCTTAAACTTCAGCCGATAAACTCCCGGGGTATAATCGGACGCCAGATCATCCTCGCGGAAAGCAAACTTGTGGCCAGGGCCTATGAAAAGCTGCGCTTTACCTTTGATCGGGCACAGGTCATTAAGGAAAATAAGGCCGCAGACCTTTCCATCCCTTCCGAAGGCCTGGAGATGGATTTTAACTTCAGGATAGTCAAAGGGCAGGATACTTCAGTTTTTATCAACTGGGATGTAGAGGGGTCTATAGCGGATAATTATCTGTTTATCCCCGCATTTGCGCTAAAGACAGAGATTCGCGGGGTAAGAAGTCAACTGGCTTATGTAACCAATGAAGGGTCAGACAATTTAACGGTTATAAACAGAGAATGGGACGAGGTCGTTTCTACCATAGCGGTAGGAAAGGCGCCATGCGGTCTGGCCGCCGGTACAAAAAAGACCAGGCTAAGGGTATATGTGGCCAATTCCGGGTCGAATAACATTACGGTCATCGATCCGACCCTAAACCAGGTCGAGCAGACCATTCCTATATCATTTGGGAGACACCCCCGGGCTATCGCCGCAGCGCAGACCCGGTCAGGCAAGGAATGTCTGTTTGTGGCCAATTATGCCTCTAACAATGTTTCCATAATAGATACGGATAATTACGAAGAGATCGAACAGGTCAGGGTAGGCGTCGGCCCTATAGCCATAATCACTGACCCCCCCACGGACACCATATATAATATGAAAGGGCTGACGGCCGGTCAGTTGAATCGCTGGAGGGATTATCGGGATCAACACCTGCATATATATGTAGCCAACAGTAAGACCAACACCGTATCCGTTATCATTTTTAACACCTCTACACTGGCCGTGCAAGACACCTATACCTTAACCGTGGGCTGGAATCCGACGGCCCTGGACGTAGATGTAGAGCGGGGTAAGGTCTATGTAGCTAACAATGCCTCTGATACGATCTCAATCATCGATGCCTTAAAAATCATGGATGGCTCCACCTCGGATGCGGTTACTACCTTGACCAATGTGGGTACGGGCGGGGTGGACATTGCGGTTGACGCTTATTTTATGCGGCTATATCTTTTAAAGAATCGCCCAGGTGAATTGCTCTTTCTTAAGACCCCGGTGGAGGACATAGCTGCATCCTTGAAGTCTATCATGACGCCCATAACAGGAGTGATCGATGTGAGTGGGGTTCACCAATCCATGGCCTTGGACCCCGAGAGTAGAAAGTTTTATGTCGTGGATCGTGAAGATGGCATAGTTCACGTTATAGATAAGACTAGCCGGCGATTGATCAAGAATATTCCCGTGGGTAGCAAGCCTTATGAGATTACGATGGTTCCTTTTTGA
- the moaC gene encoding cyclic pyranopterin monophosphate synthase MoaC, with protein MQSLSHFDAQGKAVMVEVGHKETTYRYARASGSVLVNAETLQLIKEGRADKGDVLGIARVAGIMAAKKTSELIPLCHPILISSVNITFSLDETNNKVLIEATVNSQGKTGVEMEALTAVSVAALTIYDMCKSKDRGIIITDICLQEKEGGKSGHYKRPVTG; from the coding sequence ATGCAATCCCTAAGCCATTTTGATGCCCAGGGGAAGGCGGTTATGGTGGAGGTCGGCCATAAAGAGACCACCTATCGTTACGCCCGGGCCAGCGGTTCAGTACTGGTAAACGCCGAAACCCTACAGTTAATTAAGGAAGGGCGGGCTGATAAAGGGGATGTCCTGGGAATAGCCCGTGTGGCCGGCATCATGGCCGCCAAAAAGACCAGCGAACTCATCCCCCTCTGCCATCCAATACTCATCAGCAGTGTAAACATTACCTTTTCCCTGGATGAAACAAATAATAAGGTGTTAATCGAGGCCACAGTCAACAGCCAGGGCAAGACGGGCGTGGAGATGGAGGCCCTGACCGCCGTTTCTGTAGCCGCTCTCACCATCTACGATATGTGTAAGTCAAAGGATAGAGGAATAATCATCACGGACATCTGCCTCCAGGAAAAAGAGGGCGGGAAGAGCGGTCACTACAAGAGACCGGTCACGGGATAG
- the rpoZ gene encoding DNA-directed RNA polymerase subunit omega — protein MARVTVEDCLKKVNSRFVLVNLAKKRVQQLRSGAQPLVQSRNKEIVVALREIAAGKVTPENVDELGKVEKGLQVEGEVKE, from the coding sequence ATGGCACGAGTTACGGTGGAAGATTGTTTAAAAAAGGTTAATAGTCGATTTGTCCTGGTTAATCTGGCAAAAAAAAGGGTTCAACAGCTTCGTAGCGGCGCACAGCCCCTGGTTCAATCCAGAAATAAGGAAATCGTCGTGGCCTTACGGGAGATAGCGGCAGGGAAGGTCACGCCTGAAAATGTAGATGAATTGGGAAAGGTTGAAAAAGGGCTGCAGGTAGAAGGGGAGGTTAAAGAGTAG
- a CDS encoding adenylate kinase, whose protein sequence is MNILIFGPNGSGKGTQGAIVQKKYNLPHIESGAIFRKNIGGGTELGKKAKAYIDRGDLVPDDITIPMILNRLKEDDCKKGWLLDGFPRNVVQAEALHKALNEAGIKLDYVVEIGLDRKTAAERIMGRRLCVNDNNHPNHVHIDAIKPVEKDGKLVCRVCGGELKTRADDQDTAAIDKRHDIYYDTNSGTMAAVNYFKKVPGPKVVAVDGAPPINVVSEKLMAQLA, encoded by the coding sequence ATGAACATCTTAATTTTTGGTCCAAATGGAAGTGGCAAGGGAACGCAGGGGGCAATTGTTCAGAAGAAGTACAATCTCCCCCACATTGAATCGGGCGCCATATTCAGAAAGAATATAGGCGGGGGCACAGAGCTGGGGAAAAAGGCCAAGGCATACATCGACCGGGGAGATCTGGTGCCGGATGACATCACCATCCCCATGATCCTCAACCGGCTTAAGGAGGATGATTGTAAAAAGGGATGGCTTCTGGACGGCTTCCCGCGTAACGTTGTCCAGGCCGAGGCCCTGCACAAGGCGCTTAATGAGGCCGGCATCAAGCTTGACTATGTCGTGGAGATTGGCCTGGACCGCAAGACAGCTGCGGAAAGGATTATGGGCAGAAGGCTCTGCGTTAATGACAACAACCATCCGAACCATGTCCATATTGATGCCATCAAGCCGGTAGAAAAAGATGGGAAATTGGTCTGCCGGGTCTGCGGGGGTGAGTTGAAGACTCGGGCCGATGACCAGGATACGGCCGCTATTGATAAGAGGCATGATATTTATTACGATACCAACAGCGGCACCATGGCGGCAGTCAACTATTTCAAGAAGGTGCCGGGGCCAAAGGTAGTTGCCGTGGATGGTGCGCCGCCCATCAATGTAGTCTCAGAGAAATTGATGGCCCAGTTGGCCTAA